One part of the Salinimonas iocasae genome encodes these proteins:
- a CDS encoding cupin domain-containing protein, with protein MCTYRKDSGKKITMLNQNYSQSVLIDTQQLEWESSPASHVWRKKLEREASESGKATSLVRYDEGAAFSTHTHPAGEEIFVIKGTFSDESGDYPAGSYLRNPAKSRHAPYSETGCELFVKLCYFSPGDTRSVRLNTNIAGWQQGMTSAQKVLPLHQFDEEITQLVELDKGASWHPVIPENGFEALVLSGELSEQDIKIPAMSWLRRPTGDDPRFTVSKGPVKILLKTGHLPTRG; from the coding sequence ATGTGTACTTATCGTAAAGACAGCGGTAAAAAGATAACAATGCTTAATCAGAACTATAGCCAGTCAGTGCTGATAGATACGCAGCAACTTGAATGGGAGTCATCGCCGGCGAGCCACGTCTGGCGGAAAAAACTTGAAAGAGAGGCCAGTGAGTCCGGCAAAGCTACATCGCTGGTCAGGTATGATGAAGGCGCAGCGTTTTCAACCCATACCCATCCTGCCGGCGAAGAGATATTTGTCATCAAGGGAACGTTCAGCGATGAGTCCGGCGACTATCCGGCTGGAAGTTACCTGCGTAATCCCGCTAAGTCCAGGCATGCGCCTTACTCAGAAACCGGCTGTGAGCTCTTTGTTAAGCTCTGTTATTTTTCTCCCGGTGATACGCGTTCAGTACGCCTGAATACAAATATTGCAGGATGGCAACAGGGGATGACTAGTGCCCAAAAGGTATTGCCACTGCATCAGTTCGATGAAGAGATTACGCAACTGGTTGAACTGGATAAGGGGGCATCATGGCATCCCGTCATTCCGGAGAATGGCTTTGAAGCACTGGTTTTGTCTGGCGAGCTAAGCGAACAGGACATTAAAATTCCAGCTATGAGCTGGCTTCGTCGTCCGACGGGTGACGATCCGCGTTTTACTGTATCAAAGGGGCCGGTAAAGATTTTACTTAAGACCGGTCACCTGCCCACAAGAGGATAG
- a CDS encoding lipocalin family protein, which yields MKTLLLVLLAGLILTACTSKPENVEPVTDFDAQQYLGKWYEIARLDHSFEEGLSNVTATYSKRDDGGIKVVNRGFNDEEGQWDEAEGKAYFVKDEQTGWLKVSFFGPFYASYIVADLDKNYQWSLVTGPDKDYLWILARQPEMDDSQRSALVQKAASLGYDTDALIFVKHDRNQN from the coding sequence ATGAAAACACTGCTTTTAGTTTTACTGGCAGGCTTAATACTTACCGCCTGTACATCTAAGCCGGAAAATGTAGAGCCTGTCACTGATTTTGACGCGCAGCAATACCTTGGTAAATGGTATGAAATTGCCCGATTGGACCACAGTTTTGAAGAAGGTCTGAGTAATGTCACTGCCACTTATTCAAAACGGGATGACGGCGGTATAAAGGTTGTAAACCGCGGCTTCAATGACGAGGAAGGGCAGTGGGACGAAGCTGAAGGAAAAGCGTATTTTGTAAAGGATGAGCAAACAGGATGGCTGAAAGTTTCATTTTTTGGCCCTTTTTACGCCAGCTATATAGTGGCCGACCTGGATAAAAATTATCAATGGTCACTGGTGACTGGTCCGGACAAAGACTACCTGTGGATATTGGCCCGTCAGCCCGAAATGGATGATTCTCAACGTTCTGCACTTGTTCAGAAGGCCGCATCTCTGGGCTATGACACCGATGCGCTGATTTTTGTTAAGCATGATCGTAATCAAAACTAA
- a CDS encoding PhnA domain-containing protein — protein MIEEKVKARANSQCELCGSEENLSLYEVPSSPTTGVDSTILACSTCVSQLTGETEPDTNHWRCLNEAIWSPVPAVQIVAWRMLNKLNSEPWAQDLLDMMYLDEQMQQWASASQADDSREPTLDSNGAPLAAGDTVHLIKDLNVKGVSFTAKRGTAVRNISLSDNPLHIEGRVNGTRIVIIAAYTKKA, from the coding sequence GTGATTGAAGAAAAGGTAAAAGCACGGGCAAACAGCCAGTGTGAATTATGTGGTAGCGAAGAAAATTTATCGCTGTATGAAGTACCCTCATCACCTACTACTGGTGTAGACAGTACTATCCTGGCGTGCTCAACCTGCGTGAGTCAGTTGACCGGAGAGACAGAACCGGATACCAACCACTGGCGGTGTCTGAATGAGGCAATTTGGTCGCCAGTACCGGCTGTGCAGATTGTTGCGTGGCGTATGCTGAATAAACTAAATAGCGAACCGTGGGCGCAGGACCTTCTCGATATGATGTATCTGGATGAGCAGATGCAACAATGGGCAAGTGCGAGCCAGGCTGATGACTCAAGAGAGCCGACGCTGGACAGTAACGGCGCACCGTTAGCGGCAGGCGACACGGTGCACCTGATAAAAGATTTGAATGTAAAAGGGGTAAGCTTTACTGCCAAACGAGGTACTGCAGTGCGCAATATCAGTTTAAGCGACAACCCGTTACATATTGAAGGACGCGTGAACGGAACGCGAATTGTCATCATTGCCGCCTATACGAAAAAAGCGTAA